Sequence from the Salinicoccus sp. Bachu38 genome:
TCAGCCTGACTTCCACTGTTTTTCGTCCAGTTTTCATTGAATTGAAGGGTGCTTCATATAATCCCATGCTGTATTCCATTGTCTAGTCTCCATTCGGATCAATTGTAGATGTGAGGGGCGTAAAGTCCATAACCCGATTACTATATATGGTAACATATCAATAAGTGAAAATTTAGAAAAATAAAGTTAAAAAGATAGGACGTGGTAGTTATGATAAGATATCCAATTTTAGCGGAAAAAACCGAAATAGGAATAACGGCACCATCATCCGGCATCCCAAAAGAGATGCATGGCTTATTGGAGTCGTCCATACAGAAATTAAAAGATAAAGGCTACTCGGTTGTTTCTGGTGAGACTGCATGGACACAGGAAAAGGCGAGGTCTGCTTCTGCAAAAAAGCGGGCGGAAGAGTTCAATGAAATGATGCGCGATGAATCGATTGGCCTTATTTTCCCTCCGTGGGGCGGGGAGCTGTTGATCGAAACACTTGAATATATAGACTTTGATAATATCCGTGAGAAATGGGTGCTGGGCTATTCAGACATCAGTCTCCTGCTGCTGGTGATTACTTTGAAGACGGGGATTGCTACAGCCCATGGAACAAGCCTCCTCGATCTTCGGGGAGAGGAGTCGGATGAAACTACAGGGATGTGGGAATCTGTTTTATCCAATAAAGAAGGAGACACCGTCATTCAATATTCATCAGAAAGATACCAGGAGGATTGGGATTTTGATAATCCTACACCCCACATTTTCAATCTGACTGAAGAGACGCATTGGAAGACAGTTTCAGGTCATGATGGAAAATTCGAAGGCCGACTGTTGGGGGGATGTATGGACACCATTCGGCATTTGATCGGTACACCGTTTGGAAATGTTCAAAGCTTCAAGGAAGGTCATATCCCGGATGAACCCATCCTCTGGTACCTGGAAAACTGCGAGATGTCTATTGTCGAACTCAGAAGGACACTGGTCCATATGAAACTTGCAGGGTGGTTCAAAGACGCATCAGCCATCATGTTCGGGAGAAGCTCATCAGACATACCTGTTGAAGATTATACAGTTCAGGATGTATACCAGGACCTTTCAGAAGAACTGGGTATCCCTATTGTCTACGATATTGACTGTGGCCATATGCCCCCACAGATTACCTTTATAAATGGCGCATATGCAGAAGTAGAAGTGAAGGCAGGCAACGGAATGGTCTCACAAACTTTCAGATAGAACAGAACCCGGTACAATATTGTCTTCTTCCAAAACAGACATATGATCATATAAGGTTCAAGCAGTTCTAAACCTGAAGACAAGGAGGAAGGGTCGATGGAATTCATAGAGATAAATGAGGATAATTTCTGGAAGATTATTAATATGGAAGTTAATGAGAATCAGGCCGGATTTGTCGCCCCTAATGTAAAATCTCTGGCAGAAGCCTACTTATACAGAAATGATGATGATGTAATCCCGTACGCTATACAAGACCAGGATGAAGTAGTCGGATTTATATTGATTGATATCGATGCTGAAAAACGGGAATTTATGATCTGGCGGATGATGATAGATAAAAGATATCAGAAGCGGGGATATGGGAAGCAGACGATTCAAAAAGCGATTGAAATGGCTAGAAAGACGGGCAAGTATGACGTACTGGTGGCAGATTATGTTAAAGAAAATGAAGTGATGGGAAAATTGCTCAAATCCATCGGTTTCTATTCCCATTCATTTGATGAGGAGAACAACGAATATGTTTTGCATTACGAACTGTAAACAGTTCTATTCCTGGAGTGACTATAGAATGTAGTGGACATGTCATTTGTTGGGAGGGAAGCAATTGAGTAAAAAAGCATTTCATGTATACAACGTTATTATTTTGCTTCTATTGTTATCGTTTAACCTTCTAGTCCTGTTCGCCTTTGGTATCGGGGAGGGTGGAATGGGGTTTTCACAGTGGGTGCCAATAGCGCTTTCGTTTTTGATCTGGGGTGTTTTTTACCTCATTCAATTTGCACGTTCCAACAAGACTTGGAGAATAGCCTGGTTTTGTATCATGTTAGTATTTCTATACTTCTGGCAGACAGGTGTTGGTGCAGCTTTCGGCAGGTTGATTGGCTAGAGCAGGGTCACTTTTATTGTCCTTGGTAGGATAACATGAGGGTTTAAACTGTATGTGACGAAAGATGCAAGGTATCCATTACAAAGGAATTGTTGTGAAAAGAGAAAATATATTTCAATGAAAGAAGCTTGATAATGAGAAAAACAGTGGTCATTCTACTCATCATCTCTGTCATCTGCATCGCATTTGCTGCGATTTTTGTAAAGTTGTCTGAAGCACCGGCCAGCATCATCAGCATGTACAGAATGATGTTTGCCAGTATCTTGCTGACTCCGATTGTCTTCAAGTACAGGCGGGAATTGACGAAACCCACACGCAGAGAGTGGGGCGCCCTGATTATTGCAGGACTATTCCTCGCAATGCATTTCGGATTCTGGTTCGCCTCCCTGCATCTCACTTCCGTAGCAAGTTCTACGGTCATTCTCGCTTTGCAGCCCATTGCTGCGATGGTGGGTGCCTTTCTGGTCTACAGGGAGCGGGTGAGTGCCAAAGTCGCATTTTCGGTGTTCGTTTCGTTCTTTGGGGTGGTCATCATCAGTTGGGGGGACTTCAGCTTCACCGACTTGAGCGCCATTGCGGGCAACATGCTTTCCTTCCTGGGCGTCATAACCGTTGTCTGCTACTTTATGATCGGACAGAATTCCGTCCGGAACCTCACGCATTGGGTCTACAGTTTCATTGTATTCGGTATCGCC
This genomic interval carries:
- a CDS encoding S66 family peptidase, whose translation is MIRYPILAEKTEIGITAPSSGIPKEMHGLLESSIQKLKDKGYSVVSGETAWTQEKARSASAKKRAEEFNEMMRDESIGLIFPPWGGELLIETLEYIDFDNIREKWVLGYSDISLLLLVITLKTGIATAHGTSLLDLRGEESDETTGMWESVLSNKEGDTVIQYSSERYQEDWDFDNPTPHIFNLTEETHWKTVSGHDGKFEGRLLGGCMDTIRHLIGTPFGNVQSFKEGHIPDEPILWYLENCEMSIVELRRTLVHMKLAGWFKDASAIMFGRSSSDIPVEDYTVQDVYQDLSEELGIPIVYDIDCGHMPPQITFINGAYAEVEVKAGNGMVSQTFR
- a CDS encoding DMT family transporter; its protein translation is MRKTVVILLIISVICIAFAAIFVKLSEAPASIISMYRMMFASILLTPIVFKYRRELTKPTRREWGALIIAGLFLAMHFGFWFASLHLTSVASSTVILALQPIAAMVGAFLVYRERVSAKVAFSVFVSFFGVVIISWGDFSFTDLSAIAGNMLSFLGVITVVCYFMIGQNSVRNLTHWVYSFIVFGIAGFFLLIYNMATRTDLFMYPPKEWGLFLLLAIFPTIAHVIFNYLLNEVSPTTISMAMLLEPVGASILAFFLLSEHLDIYQIFGGIIVLFGVYFFLLSQRKRKYMES
- a CDS encoding GNAT family N-acetyltransferase, yielding MEFIEINEDNFWKIINMEVNENQAGFVAPNVKSLAEAYLYRNDDDVIPYAIQDQDEVVGFILIDIDAEKREFMIWRMMIDKRYQKRGYGKQTIQKAIEMARKTGKYDVLVADYVKENEVMGKLLKSIGFYSHSFDEENNEYVLHYEL